A single region of the Lycium barbarum isolate Lr01 chromosome 2, ASM1917538v2, whole genome shotgun sequence genome encodes:
- the LOC132627658 gene encoding uncharacterized protein LOC132627658 isoform X2, with protein sequence MGHRRNFKRMIKCLCACAGQIGACCHSGGPGTMSPIGVRLYIQDRHVMMDNGLVQVTLSNPEGIVTGIRYNDVDNLLEVLNDESNRGIKGTNFKVIKETDDQVEISFSRPWDPSLQGKLVPLNIDKRFILLRGCSGFYSYAIYEHVGSPEWPAFSLGETRIAFKLRKDKFHYMAVADNRQRFMPLPDDRMPARCQRLAYAEAVLLTNPVEPELRGEVDDKYQYSCDNKDNKVHGWISMDPPVGFWQITPSDEFRSGGPVKQNLTSHVGPTTLAMFLSSHYAGDDLTPNVAQGEAWKKVFGPVFIYVNSVMQGEDPVTLWDDAKIQMQHEVQSWPYSFPASEDFLSADQRGSASGRLLVQDKYISDDNIPANGAFVGLAPPGGAGSWQRECKDYQFWANVDNNGYFSINNIRPGDYNLYAWVPGFIGDYLYETPISITPGCGIDVDEIVYQPPRDGPTLWEIGIPDRTAAEFFVPEPNPKFFNKLFVNHPDKFRQYGLWDRYTELYPKDDLVYVAGESDYRKDWFFAQVPRRKEDGTYQGTTWQIRFKLDSVNQGGTYKLRIAIASATLAEVQVRVNNPSTNRPLFTTGLIGRDNSIARHGIHGLYWLYSIDIQGNMLVQGDNTIYLGQPRNQSPFQGIMYDYIRLEAPSN encoded by the exons CCTGGAACAATGTCCCCTATTGGAGTGAGATTGTACATTCAGGATCGCCAT GTGATGATGGATAATGGCCTAGTCCAAGTTACGTTATCAAATCCAGAGGGAATTGTCACTGGAATACGTTATAATGACGTTGATAATCTACTTGAAGTCCTTAACGACGAATCCAATAGAGG GATCAAGGGTACTAATTTCAAGGTTATAAAGGAGACAGACGATCAAGTAGAGATATCATTTTCACGACCATGGGATCCCTCCCTCCAAGGCAAACTTGTCCCGCTAAATATTGACAAAAG GTTTATTTTGCTCCGTGGCTGCTCTGGTTTCTACTCTTATGCCATTTATGAGCATGTCGGTTCACCTGAGTGGCCTGCTTTCAGCCTTGGTGAAACTAGAATAGCATTCAAGCTCCGGAAAGATAA GTTTCACTACATGGCTGTGGCAGATAATAGACAAAGATTCATGCCTCTACCAGATGACCGAATGCCTGCAAGATGCCAACGCCTTGCCTATGCAGAAGCGGTCCTATTGACCAATCCTGTGGAGCCCGAGCTAAGAGGAGAG GTCGATGACAAATACCAGTATTCATGTGATAATAAAGACAACAAGGTCCACGGTTGGATATCTATGGATCCACCAGTGGGATTCTGGCAAATTACTCCGAGTGATGAATTTCGATCCGGTGGACCTGTCAAACAGAACCTTACATCCCATGTCGGTCCAACTACCCTAGCT ATGTTTCTAAGCTCTCATTATGCTGGGGATGATCTAACACCAAATGTTGCTCAAGGCGAAGCCTGGAAGAAAGTTTTCGGCCCCGTGTTTATATATGTTAATTCTGTTATGCAAGGGGAGGATCCTGTTACTCTATGGGATGATGCCAAGATACAG ATGCAGCATGAAGTTCAAAGCTGGCCTTACAGTTTTCCAGCATCGGAAGATTTTCTATCAGCAGATCAAAGGGGCAGTGCTAGTGGTAGACTTTTGGTTCAAGATAA ATACATTAGTGATGATAATATACCAGCAAATGGCGCTTTTGTTGGGCTTGCTCCACCAGGAGGGGCTGGTTCCTGGCAAAGAGAATGCAAG GACTACCAATTTTGGGCTAATGTAGACAATAATGGATACTTCTCCATAAACAATATACGTCCCGGTGATTACAATCTTTATGCATGGGTACCTGGATTCATTGGGGACTATCTATATGAGACTCCCATCTCCATAACTCCAG GTTGTGGTATTGATGTGGACGAAATCGTATATCAACCTCCAAGGGACGGCCCCACATTATGGGAAATAGGCATTCCTGATCGTACTGCTGCAGAATTTTTTGTTCCTGAACCCAACCCGAAATTTTTCAACAAGCTTTTTGTCAATCATCCTGACAA GTTTAGGCAATATGGATTGTGGGATAGGTACACCGAATTATATCCAAAGGATGATCTTGTGTATGTAGCTGGAGAAAGTGACTATAGAAAAGACTGGTTTTTCGCTCAGGTTCCAAG GAGAAAAGAGGATGGCACATATCAAGGAACAACGTGGCAAATCAGATTTAAACTTGATTCAGTCAATCAAGGAGGAACATATAAATTGCGCATTGCAATTGCATCTGCAACTTTAGCTGAAGTGCAG GTTCGGGTGAATAATCCGAGCACAAACCGGCCTCTATTTACAACGGGATTGATTGGAAGAGATAACTCAATTGCTAGGCATGGAATTCATGGACTATATTGGCTGTACAGTATAGACATACAGGGAAATATGCTAGTGCAAGGGGACAACACCATTTACTTAGGCCAACCAAGAAACCAGAGTCCTTTCCAGGGGATTATGTATGACTATATTCGTCTTGAAGCGCCATCAAACTAA
- the LOC132627658 gene encoding uncharacterized protein LOC132627658 isoform X1, with the protein MGHRRNFKRMIKCLCACAGQIGACCHSGGPGTMSPIGVRLYIQDRHVMMDNGLVQVTLSNPEGIVTGIRYNDVDNLLEVLNDESNRGYWDVVWNSPDVGKTGVFEVIKGTNFKVIKETDDQVEISFSRPWDPSLQGKLVPLNIDKRFILLRGCSGFYSYAIYEHVGSPEWPAFSLGETRIAFKLRKDKFHYMAVADNRQRFMPLPDDRMPARCQRLAYAEAVLLTNPVEPELRGEVDDKYQYSCDNKDNKVHGWISMDPPVGFWQITPSDEFRSGGPVKQNLTSHVGPTTLAMFLSSHYAGDDLTPNVAQGEAWKKVFGPVFIYVNSVMQGEDPVTLWDDAKIQMQHEVQSWPYSFPASEDFLSADQRGSASGRLLVQDKYISDDNIPANGAFVGLAPPGGAGSWQRECKDYQFWANVDNNGYFSINNIRPGDYNLYAWVPGFIGDYLYETPISITPGCGIDVDEIVYQPPRDGPTLWEIGIPDRTAAEFFVPEPNPKFFNKLFVNHPDKFRQYGLWDRYTELYPKDDLVYVAGESDYRKDWFFAQVPRRKEDGTYQGTTWQIRFKLDSVNQGGTYKLRIAIASATLAEVQVRVNNPSTNRPLFTTGLIGRDNSIARHGIHGLYWLYSIDIQGNMLVQGDNTIYLGQPRNQSPFQGIMYDYIRLEAPSN; encoded by the exons CCTGGAACAATGTCCCCTATTGGAGTGAGATTGTACATTCAGGATCGCCAT GTGATGATGGATAATGGCCTAGTCCAAGTTACGTTATCAAATCCAGAGGGAATTGTCACTGGAATACGTTATAATGACGTTGATAATCTACTTGAAGTCCTTAACGACGAATCCAATAGAGG GTATTGGGACGTTGTCTGGAATTCTCCAGATGTTGGGAAAACTGGAGTATTTGAAGT GATCAAGGGTACTAATTTCAAGGTTATAAAGGAGACAGACGATCAAGTAGAGATATCATTTTCACGACCATGGGATCCCTCCCTCCAAGGCAAACTTGTCCCGCTAAATATTGACAAAAG GTTTATTTTGCTCCGTGGCTGCTCTGGTTTCTACTCTTATGCCATTTATGAGCATGTCGGTTCACCTGAGTGGCCTGCTTTCAGCCTTGGTGAAACTAGAATAGCATTCAAGCTCCGGAAAGATAA GTTTCACTACATGGCTGTGGCAGATAATAGACAAAGATTCATGCCTCTACCAGATGACCGAATGCCTGCAAGATGCCAACGCCTTGCCTATGCAGAAGCGGTCCTATTGACCAATCCTGTGGAGCCCGAGCTAAGAGGAGAG GTCGATGACAAATACCAGTATTCATGTGATAATAAAGACAACAAGGTCCACGGTTGGATATCTATGGATCCACCAGTGGGATTCTGGCAAATTACTCCGAGTGATGAATTTCGATCCGGTGGACCTGTCAAACAGAACCTTACATCCCATGTCGGTCCAACTACCCTAGCT ATGTTTCTAAGCTCTCATTATGCTGGGGATGATCTAACACCAAATGTTGCTCAAGGCGAAGCCTGGAAGAAAGTTTTCGGCCCCGTGTTTATATATGTTAATTCTGTTATGCAAGGGGAGGATCCTGTTACTCTATGGGATGATGCCAAGATACAG ATGCAGCATGAAGTTCAAAGCTGGCCTTACAGTTTTCCAGCATCGGAAGATTTTCTATCAGCAGATCAAAGGGGCAGTGCTAGTGGTAGACTTTTGGTTCAAGATAA ATACATTAGTGATGATAATATACCAGCAAATGGCGCTTTTGTTGGGCTTGCTCCACCAGGAGGGGCTGGTTCCTGGCAAAGAGAATGCAAG GACTACCAATTTTGGGCTAATGTAGACAATAATGGATACTTCTCCATAAACAATATACGTCCCGGTGATTACAATCTTTATGCATGGGTACCTGGATTCATTGGGGACTATCTATATGAGACTCCCATCTCCATAACTCCAG GTTGTGGTATTGATGTGGACGAAATCGTATATCAACCTCCAAGGGACGGCCCCACATTATGGGAAATAGGCATTCCTGATCGTACTGCTGCAGAATTTTTTGTTCCTGAACCCAACCCGAAATTTTTCAACAAGCTTTTTGTCAATCATCCTGACAA GTTTAGGCAATATGGATTGTGGGATAGGTACACCGAATTATATCCAAAGGATGATCTTGTGTATGTAGCTGGAGAAAGTGACTATAGAAAAGACTGGTTTTTCGCTCAGGTTCCAAG GAGAAAAGAGGATGGCACATATCAAGGAACAACGTGGCAAATCAGATTTAAACTTGATTCAGTCAATCAAGGAGGAACATATAAATTGCGCATTGCAATTGCATCTGCAACTTTAGCTGAAGTGCAG GTTCGGGTGAATAATCCGAGCACAAACCGGCCTCTATTTACAACGGGATTGATTGGAAGAGATAACTCAATTGCTAGGCATGGAATTCATGGACTATATTGGCTGTACAGTATAGACATACAGGGAAATATGCTAGTGCAAGGGGACAACACCATTTACTTAGGCCAACCAAGAAACCAGAGTCCTTTCCAGGGGATTATGTATGACTATATTCGTCTTGAAGCGCCATCAAACTAA